In Glycine max cultivar Williams 82 chromosome 10, Glycine_max_v4.0, whole genome shotgun sequence, the DNA window TCTTTATCAACaattttgaatattattttaaaaatttaagaagtcttttcaaatcttaaaaatttataatgttctTTCGAATcttataaattcatattttataatttcattaaaattcaaactacaaaattttaatcataattttttttaaaaaaaatattaaaagtgattacatttttataacatcttttaaaatttataagatttttttacacaaaaataatcttttgaAATCCTAATCCTATATCCTTAGTTAAAAAAAGCAAAGTCTTTAGGTAACTAAtgtaatgaaattaatatatatatatatatataattagcttataaaaaatacatatatacaattacaattttaaaattgatgtcgGTCAAACTTAAATGTGCttaattaatattcatatttGGCATATTCTTATAACATTAGAAGGAATCAATAACTTTGTGAAGATTATATTCAccacaaaatattataatagttttttcattaaaaatttaattaagttaaaaaaatgaacaatattaccaaaaataatttataattttattggaaACTAATCatgttcaattaaaaatttattatttctttttaatcaatattaaataagttttatatatgaacatttaaattaatttttgatttttcatcaataaataagaaagtaataaaaatgaaaatataattttttatataatctaaCAAAATCCTCCTCTAAAATTatccacacacatatatatatatatatatatatatatatatatatatatatatatatatatatatattgtaacgGTATCCTGGAATGATTTTTAAtggattgataatataaaaaataaaaaatatttaatatggatgataattaaactcattttaatgatgagattattattatcatcattaatttgttAATCAAGCCGAAATTGAAAGTTAGTTTGAGAGGAAGTGCACATAAGTTAAGATAGCAGTAAATAGTAATCCAAATGACTGGCCCAATCCCAAATAAAACCAACGGTCGATTCCACCCCAACCGTCCTTCAAAGTCGTTTTTCACTTTGCTTTCTCTGTCAAAAAACGTTGGTTGAGAGCACATGTCGCTGCAAACCTTTCATTTTACCACTTTTTTCCTGTCACAACGCAACGCACCCTCATCAATCTGCATTCTGCAATGCAATCAATCCCTTTCTGACTTCCATTATTCATCACATTCTTTCACATCATTGCCCTTTCTAACGCATACATACCACCAACAAAACACGCCTTATATATAACCATACGTAATAACAATTCCCTCTTTGTTTTTCTACCATCATCAACCCAAAAccgttaattatattttgtcttttcttctctttcatggccAATCATAAACTAGATTATCATTTATGGTATGCATGTATGCATATGCCTTCCTTCTTCCCGTAATTAAAATCACGTCcattttagttttatcattttctaaTATCTGAGATTATGTGCCATGCATTGCAGGGACAAGAAGAAAAACCAAGCTAATAAATCGAAGAAGAAGCTTACAATTGCAGAAgctttaaattttgaatctcATATGCAGCATGCCAATCCCAATCCCAATCCCAATACCAATACCAATACCAATGCCAATTCGAGGTCCAAAAGAGCTACCAAGAGACAAGCCTCTCTATTTTCTTGTTATTCTTCTGcccatggtttttttttttctctcaattcctCATTTTTCAATCCAATTTCGAAGACTTAAAAGACTTGGTTATATTCTCTGCtcatgattttcattttttaattttgcttcaAGACTTGAGGCATTTGGAAttggagaaagagaaagaagactCATCATCACCAAGAGAAGTCTTGGAAGCCTTCATGAAAGACTTCGTTGACTCTCATCACGAACAATCACATGAATCTGAAACCACTAGTTCAACCACGAAGACACACTATCACTGGaccaaattcttcaaactttgGAAGAAAAAGTCTTTTAAGCGCCTAGGTTCCATCCCTCCTCTTAGTGTGCCAAAGCTACCAAAATGGAAAAGCAAAAGCAGCAGAGAAAACCAAGCTCTAAGTAAGCTATACAACTTCAGGTCTTCTTGGGTCACTTTCAGCCTCTCAAAACTCAGACATGCAACCAACAATTTTAGTGCTGGTCTAAAATCTCACCCTAATTATGTCataatttgattttagccttaagtATGTTTAAAGTCCCTATAAATGACcgaattttattattgattccaatttttgttattttgagtTCTTAGTATATTAAAACTTTTGTTTTGAGTCATTGTCGTCGGTTAAATAATAACGTGATACCATCATAGTTGTTGATAATATTGAGATTGATAAGGTAACACGTTATCACTTAATTGATgataaaaactcaaaataaaacttttaatatatcaaaaattcaaaacaacagTATAATTTATTAGGGATTCAACAAAATTCAGTCATTTATCAGAGatcttaaacatatttaagctttGATTttaatactctttttttttactcttaaatGTGGTCAGTCTGACTAGGTAGATTTACATTGCTCCTTTTACATGTAGAAAATATAATTGGAAGAGGTGGTTTTGCTGAGGTTTACAAAGGCTGTCTCCAAAATGGGCAATTAATAGCTGTGAAGAAATTGACTAAAGGGACCACAGATGAAAAAACCGCAGGCTTTCTATGTGAGCTAGGTGTAATTGCTCATGTTGACCATCCTAATACTGCAAAGCTAGTTGGATGTTGTGTAGAAGGAGAAATGCTTCTTGTCTTTCAACTATCTACCCTCGGAAGCTTAGGATCTCTTCTTCATGGTTTGTACTTTAGTTTGCATTGCAGTTTCCTCGTATCTGAAAACTTGATGTTTAATGTATTTAGTATTTACTGTTTATTCTTTCATGGAATGTATTCCAGGTtcagataaaaacaaattagattGGAGTAAAAGGTATAAAATTTGTCTTGGAATAGCTGATGGTCTCCTCTATCTGCACGAGTGTTGCCACAGGCGAATCATTCATAGAGATATTAAGGCAGAGAATATTCTGCTCACGGAGAATTTTGAGCCACAGGTTTTTACTAAACTTCATTAGAGTGAAtgataaaataacttatttgcAGTATTACTTTGATACATGAAACTTAGGCTCCATGGATATATTCTGAATTTTTGTGGCTGTGTGTAGGAACATTAACTTATTAGTTTCGGGTGTAACAATTTTAGCTTATTATACTGTTATCAACTTACCTTGTTTTCCAATATTCTGAGCTAAGCTAAACTTATCTTCTATTGCTGTTACCAGCTCCTCATGTATAtacagcatatatatatatatatatatatatatatatgctgtaTCATCATTAATGAAGCAATAGAATACTATTTTCCACTATTATTCTTATCCTGTGAAAATCTTTCAACTTTTGCCAAGAGATAATACATGAACTGAGCTGTCATGTCATGTTTTGTGCTAATGTTCTGCTTGTAAATTAGATTAGTAGCAGACCATGTCTCTTAAAGCTCTGTTGTATTCCCTGTTGTTTGACGCAATCTTTCTGATATATCACTCCCTTATTAATTGATTGAGATTTTTTCCAGATATGTGATTTTGGACTTGCCAAGTGGTTACCAGAACAATGGACTCACCATAATGTATCAAAATTTGAAGGCACATTTGGgtatgcaaataaaaaattactaacgcTAGAGTTCAGTAGGTTCTCGTGATTTAATATATTCACCTAATTACTTGATTGGCAGCTACTTTGCTCCTGAATATTTCATGCATGGAATAGTAGATGAGAAAACTGATGTTTTTTCATTTGGGGTCCTACTTTTGGAGATCATAACTGGGCGTCCAGCGGTGGATCATATGCAGCAGAGTGTTGTGATATGGGTAAATCATTTTTCCTAAAATGTGGTATATTAGATTATATTATCTAACTAATTGTCACTACACACGAGAGGCCTCATCGCTTTGTGCTTTCTTGTGTATCATAGGCAAAACCATTGCTTGATAAAAATCATATCAAGGACCTCGTTGATCCTTCTCTTGGCGATGATTATGAACGAGGACAGTTGAGCTGTGTAGTTTTGACTGCATCAATGTGTATTGAGCACTCTCCTATCTTCCGCCCCCGCATGAGTCAGGCAAGTACACCACGACCTAGATTGATGCACATTATTAGTTCATTCAAACTGAAATTACCATCATATTAATGCAAGGAAACTAATTAAGATCTTTTCAGTTATTGTACTGTGTGTCTTTAATGATAGCTAATTGTTAAAGTATAAGTCTAAAGGTGAAATCTCACATTGAATAAAAATGATCAAGTTAAGTAATATATAAGTAAGAAAGACTCATAAACTGAAgtttaagattttgaattaaagtGTAGTGTTAAATTCGCTTATGTGACATGCTCGTGGTTCATTAGTGAAAATCTGCCCTTTCTTTTATTCCTCGGATTTTCCAACACTAATGTGACACCACCATTTTGGTTAGGCTAAGTGACAACATTTATGAAATGAAGCTGATTGAAAAATATGCAGCCATACCTGTATATATTGTTAACTGTTTATACTTGGCGTTCACCCTTGTACTTAGAGATGCTAACAGTAATTAAGGGAGAAAGAgatagtgaaaagaaagaaagatagaaaGAAGAGTGTAATTTCATAGAAGATTGATTggtcatatttttctttgactGATGCAGGTTGTAACACTGCTAAGAGGTGAAGACCATGTTCTGAAAGCTAAAAAATCAAGCCAAAGTAGTAGGTCTCTACAAAGAACATACTCAGAAGAGCTACCAGACGCGCAAGAATACAACTCAACAAAACATCTAAGAGATCTCAAGCGATTTGAGCAGTTAACATTGTCTAAATGAGAGCTAGGGGCATCATTAGTTTTTGGGACTAGAAAGATTGTATAAAACTTGAGGCACAAACTTCGGTAATTAAGGGTCATCAAGTCCATGGAAATGAATCAAATGATTATTGCATTCATAAACTTTGCACGATTAGCTCCCATCAGGTTTTAaatgcaaaaaatattaaaggctACCTGGATTTCCATGGAGCAACTTGTATAGATTGTGTTGGCAATGTTACTTATTATGTACACTATTTATTGTGCTTATGTACATTACTATAGGTTGAATAAAACATGTGAATATTGTAAACTTCTTAATATTGTACATAACATCAAGGGTTGATTTATTATAGCAtctgttagatttttttatgagtTACTAACTTTCTATATAAAGTAGGAGGCAGAGCCCTTTTTTTTTCAGtgaatacaaattattatatgtttttgaAAAGGCTATAGAGGTCCATTTGTTTGAATTTATGAGTAACATCACTTGACTGCATTTTTACACTTAGATGAAATTGTTTCCGGTGCAACaggtttttacttttattactttTCAATATATCCTGTTTTTTATGTTCCTTAAAGATTaagaaacattttatttattagtaatttaaagtaacaataattaaattatatgccTAGTGATTTTCTTTGCAAAATATTTCTAAACGTAGGAcctctttgatttttattttttaaataaaaagcacTTTTTAATTGAATGAGAAgttaggaaaaattataataattatataaacctaaaaaaataaaaacaactattttattttattaatcaaacAAGCTTAtagattacaaaaaaaaaaaaacatctataAGGATCTATGAGAATTATATCCTCAAGATCacacaatatttataaatatccaTTTACTCATGAAATCGTATAAAAATACTCATGAATCATGATGAAAACATAAGCGAGGAATTGGGGCATTTGCGTCGGCTTAGACTACACTATTGCCAATTCTATACATAACCTTCGCCAATAATGCGTGAACTTTTTTAAAAGCTAAACTGATTGAAAAATGATTCACAGGGTGAATTTGCATCTACTCTAACTCTCCCTAAAATTACGACTCAATTATTATTGTCACTTTCTTGGTAAACAAGTTGATGTTGGAAgggcaataaaaattattttaattaggttCGGCATCTAGTTTAAGATATTCCCACGCCTTGTCGTTTGGTAATCAACATGCCGCGTGGACTGTATTCTTTTACCAAAATTATAGtcgttaataaatttatatatggtagttttctaaattagaaaaaaataaaaagataaaatcatgTGATTCAACAACtgatatgacaaaaaaaaatataaatttttcgtAAGAATATTATCATATAACACTCTTTTTTAATTCCTCAAGGCATTCCTACATACTTGCGTATAGGAATTCTCCCCCAAACTTGTTCATAACACGAAAATACCACATGAGACACACGTGCTGACCAAGCCAAATGTCGAACTTGCCCCTCAATCCCTCACACTGATCCACCAATGATTCGCTTCCAAGCATTCAAATTACCAACCAAACCGTCCTTCGTAATCAGTTCGTATCAGATCCCATCATACCAAACCCCTTTGTATTCGCGATtgcaatataaataaatttaaatataatattttaatagcaGTGATGataagttgaaaaatgaaagatgGAAGGGTTGGATGGTAATTTGGAGCGAAGTTGAAGTTTGAAAACATTGGAAGGGGACGTAACGGGCATTTTGGAAAATATGATGGGAGCGAAGTGGCAAAAGGGAAAATAAGCATTGCGATTAGCACCAAGCACAAGCAGAGTCGCTCGCGCTGTGTCTAAACTCCAAACGgaagacagagagagagagagagagagagagagagagagagaaatagaaagagaaagaggaacCGTCTCCGTTAAGGTCAAATATCCTCAACCACTAACTAAAAGCGTAACGCCGGAGCTCTCCGCCGCCGCGTACGGCGAATCCCGACGCCTCTTATTTCTTATGCTATATTCGATCGACTGCGTTCCGCGACTCTCGTCGACGGAATTCCCGGTGACTCACCGGTGGCCGGTGGAAAATCGCTTCgttgtttattattatgaagAATCAGAGCAAGGACAACGGTTGCAGCAGCAAGAGCAGCAATGGATTTGTTCCTTCTTCCTTCAAGTTCATATCGTCTTGCATTAAGACCGCCTCCTCCGGCGTCCTCTCCGCCGGAGCCTCCGTCGCCGCCTCCATCTCCGGCGACGGGAATGACCGCAAAGACCAGGTAGCATTTTGCGTCAGTGCTATTCTTCAGTTGTTGCCTTCTGAAATTGCGATTTGTGTGaatgctgataaaaaaatgacaagtcAAACGTGCGTGAGTTTTGATCGTTGAGGAAAATTTAGTGCCGCAAAAACTTGCCAATGCTCGGTTGTCTTTATGTAAATAACTATTATTGTTGCTGAGATACTGTCCCAAATCTCACGGAATGAACCGTTTATTGcgtttttttgtgttttgccTCTAACATTTTAATTGCATTTATTCTGGATTATTGAGTGAAGTTAAGAACTTAATCCACATGGCtatgtttcaaatttttttagtacGCGATTCTAATGGTTTTGTATGGGCGAAGTAAAAGAGGCATGGAATGTTCTGACTAACAATAGCGATTTGTGTAActccaaaaaattaaagagatattggtttgtttattttatttttcatgattgCAGACCAGAATTAATTTGAGACTGGTTTGTTTGATGATGTAGTTAAACAAATACTAATAGGCCTTGTAAGTGTGGATATGGTAGAACTGGAATATAGAAAAAGGCATTATATACGTGTTAGTTTTTAGAAGCATTCATTGTGGTCTGGTGCTACCAAATAATTTACGGATCCCAATTTGTAGCGATAGAATTGTATTTTGATCAACACTATGCTTTGGCAAACTTCATAATTGCTTTTCAGCTGTAAACTTATCACTTATGAACAAAGGAGTCAGGGTTATTCACCTCTTTATTGTCAAGCAGGTGCTTTGGGCTTGTTTTGATCGGCTAGAACTCGGTCCATCTTCTTTCAAGAATGTCCTCTTACTCGGCTATTCCAATGGATTTCAAGTTCTTGATGTGGAAGATGCCTCTAATGTAAGGGAGCTTGTCTCAAAACGTGATGATCCAGTTTCATTTTTACAGATGCAGCCTGTCCCTGAAATATCAGAAGGCTGTGAAGGATTTAGAGCATCACATCCTTTACTCTTGGTTGTTGCATGTGATAAATCAAAGATCCCTGGTAAAATGCTAAATGTCAGAGATGGCCATAATGAAACTCAAGCGGAAAACATTGTCAGCTCAGCTACAGCAGTTCGGTTTTACTCACTAAGGTCCCATACTTATGTTCATGCTCTGAGATTTCGTTCAACTGTCTACATGGTTAGGTGCAGTCCTCGAATAGTGGCTGTGGGTCTAGCTACTCAAGTAAGTTTTTGACTCGAGTAGTTTTCCAATTTTCTTTTAGACTTATATGTGAAAAATGTACATTACTTTTTTGAGGAAGTTGAGTTTAGGATTGTTTTGGGTAGATCATGGGCAGGTCTTACCAATTTCCTTTGACATATTGCAAGGTTGAAACTTAGTTTTCTATTTCCATGGGTAAAATCTGTCtaatttgttttcttcatttatatACTTTGCTTGCAGATATATTGTTTTGATGCTCTTACTCTTGAGAATAAGTTCAGTGTTCTCACTTACCCTGTGCCTCAGTTGGGAGGACAAGGAATGATTGGGGTTAATATTGGCTATGGTCCAATGGCTGTAGGGCCCCGGTGGTTAGCTTATGCTTCAAACAGCTCATTGTTGTCAAACACAGGTCGCTTGAGTCCTCAGAGTCTTACTCCTCCTGCTGTCAGCCCATCAACATCACCCAGCAGTGGAAACCCGGTAGCCCGATATGCCATGGAATCTAGCAAGAATTTGGCTGCAGGGCTGATCAATCTTAGTGATATGGGATACAAAACATTGTCTAAATACTATCAAGATCTAATACCTGATGGATCCTGTTCTCCTGTATCTTCAAACTCAAGCTGGAAAGTTAGTCGATTTGCATCAAATTCTACAGAAACAGATCCAGCTGGGATGGTGAGTATTCTGGAAATAACTTGACATGTTATAATCTGATTTTAT includes these proteins:
- the LOC100814635 gene encoding receptor-like cytosolic serine/threonine-protein kinase RBK2 isoform X3 — translated: MANHKLDYHLWDKKKNQANKSKKKLTIAEALNFESHMQHANPNPNPNTNTNTNANSRSKRATKRQASLFSCYSSAHDLRHLELEKEKEDSSSPREVLEAFMKDFVDSHHEQSHESETTSSTTKTHYHWTKFFKLWKKKSFKRLGSIPPLSVPKLPKWKSKSSRENQALSKLYNFRSSWVTFSLSKLRHATNNFSAENIIGRGGFAEVYKGCLQNGQLIAVKKLTKGTTDEKTAGFLCELGVIAHVDHPNTAKLVGCCVEGEMLLVFQLSTLGSLGSLLHGSDKNKLDWSKRYKICLGIADGLLYLHECCHRRIIHRDIKAENILLTENFEPQICDFGLAKWLPEQWTHHNVSKFEGTFGYFAPEYFMHGIVDEKTDVFSFGVLLLEIITGRPAVDHMQQSVVIWAKPLLDKNHIKDLVDPSLGDDYERGQLSCVVLTASMCIEHSPIFRPRMSQVVTLLRGEDHVLKAKKSSQSSRSLQRTYSEELPDAQEYNSTKHLRDLKRFEQLTLSK
- the LOC100814635 gene encoding receptor-like cytosolic serine/threonine-protein kinase RBK2 isoform X2, yielding MSNREKQLRNSNHWKDHDEACSCVCPSTEIQRNLQTDQTVTNIYQQKITANERAKIRNGDKKKNQANKSKKKLTIAEALNFESHMQHANPNPNPNTNTNTNANSRSKRATKRQASLFSYLRHLELEKEKEDSSSPREVLEAFMKDFVDSHHEQSHESETTSSTTKTHYHWTKFFKLWKKKSFKRLGSIPPLSVPKLPKWKSKSSRENQALSKLYNFRSSWVTFSLSKLRHATNNFSAENIIGRGGFAEVYKGCLQNGQLIAVKKLTKGTTDEKTAGFLCELGVIAHVDHPNTAKLVGCCVEGEMLLVFQLSTLGSLGSLLHGSDKNKLDWSKRYKICLGIADGLLYLHECCHRRIIHRDIKAENILLTENFEPQICDFGLAKWLPEQWTHHNVSKFEGTFGYFAPEYFMHGIVDEKTDVFSFGVLLLEIITGRPAVDHMQQSVVIWAKPLLDKNHIKDLVDPSLGDDYERGQLSCVVLTASMCIEHSPIFRPRMSQVVTLLRGEDHVLKAKKSSQSSRSLQRTYSEELPDAQEYNSTKHLRDLKRFEQLTLSK
- the LOC100814635 gene encoding receptor-like cytosolic serine/threonine-protein kinase RBK2 isoform X1 produces the protein MSNREKQLRNSNHWKDHDEACSCVCPSTEIQRNLQTDQTVTNIYQQKITANERAKIRNGDKKKNQANKSKKKLTIAEALNFESHMQHANPNPNPNTNTNTNANSRSKRATKRQASLFSCYSSAHDLRHLELEKEKEDSSSPREVLEAFMKDFVDSHHEQSHESETTSSTTKTHYHWTKFFKLWKKKSFKRLGSIPPLSVPKLPKWKSKSSRENQALSKLYNFRSSWVTFSLSKLRHATNNFSAENIIGRGGFAEVYKGCLQNGQLIAVKKLTKGTTDEKTAGFLCELGVIAHVDHPNTAKLVGCCVEGEMLLVFQLSTLGSLGSLLHGSDKNKLDWSKRYKICLGIADGLLYLHECCHRRIIHRDIKAENILLTENFEPQICDFGLAKWLPEQWTHHNVSKFEGTFGYFAPEYFMHGIVDEKTDVFSFGVLLLEIITGRPAVDHMQQSVVIWAKPLLDKNHIKDLVDPSLGDDYERGQLSCVVLTASMCIEHSPIFRPRMSQVVTLLRGEDHVLKAKKSSQSSRSLQRTYSEELPDAQEYNSTKHLRDLKRFEQLTLSK
- the LOC100814635 gene encoding receptor-like cytosolic serine/threonine-protein kinase RBK2 isoform X4 produces the protein MPIPIPIPIPIPIPMPIRDLRHLELEKEKEDSSSPREVLEAFMKDFVDSHHEQSHESETTSSTTKTHYHWTKFFKLWKKKSFKRLGSIPPLSVPKLPKWKSKSSRENQALSKLYNFRSSWVTFSLSKLRHATNNFSAENIIGRGGFAEVYKGCLQNGQLIAVKKLTKGTTDEKTAGFLCELGVIAHVDHPNTAKLVGCCVEGEMLLVFQLSTLGSLGSLLHGSDKNKLDWSKRYKICLGIADGLLYLHECCHRRIIHRDIKAENILLTENFEPQICDFGLAKWLPEQWTHHNVSKFEGTFGYFAPEYFMHGIVDEKTDVFSFGVLLLEIITGRPAVDHMQQSVVIWAKPLLDKNHIKDLVDPSLGDDYERGQLSCVVLTASMCIEHSPIFRPRMSQVVTLLRGEDHVLKAKKSSQSSRSLQRTYSEELPDAQEYNSTKHLRDLKRFEQLTLSK